The Phacochoerus africanus isolate WHEZ1 chromosome 9, ROS_Pafr_v1, whole genome shotgun sequence genomic sequence GCTCCCTACAGGCTTCAGAAAGAAAGCCAATTCTATTGTGTGACCTTGACTCAACGCTCTCCTTGAACTGGTTCTTACATATCTTTCCAGCTTCGATTTCTTACCTATCAAATGGGGAATATCATAATAACAGCCTCTTGGAGTTGCTGTCAGGGTTCACTGAAATGAAGCATATAACATGCTTGGCCGTGCTGGTCCCATGGTCAATCCCCATAAATATTGGCTGAGTTGTAGTGTCTTGTCATGATTGACATTTCTGTTCTACACAATCAGGCACTAATAAGTTTTTGCAGAGGAGCCCTACTCCCAGAAGACAGATGCCAAACCTCGGCGAGCTGCCTAACAGAGGACGCCCAGACCAGGCACTTGCTTGGGAAATCCTTACAGGTCTAATGGAGAAACCAGCCTCAACTTCAAGTAGCTCCAAGTCTGATGAGGAGCCGCATCCCAGAGGAAAATACTGGGAGCATGTACAGGGCAGGGTCCTGGAGTTGTAGCAAGATACAGaggatgagaaaaaggaaattgagcCACCTCTTGGGTAGATCTCAGAGAAGAATGTAGGACCAGGATGTGAACAGGGACAGAGGGTTGAGAAGTGATggagaggtggtggtggaggaatGATCAAAGCAAACCCTCTAAGAGGAGAATGAGGATCAGTTTGGCTAAGTCTGAACAGGGAGGCCCATAGGACAATCAAAATGCAAGATACTGGGCCACATTCCAAGGGGAGACCTAAAGGATGGGAGGACCACATGCTAGAATATTCTGTCCAGGGCCCTCATGGTATCTCTAACTAGAGACCTTTAAGAAAAATTGAGATTCCCCTGGCTCTAGaatccatttaaaaatcaaatgtcttgggagttccctttgtggctcagtgtgttatgaacccgactagcatccatgaggaggagggtttgatccctggcctcactcagtgggttaagaatccagcgttgccctgagctgtgttgtaggtggaagatgcagctcggattccatgttgctgtggctgtggtgtaggccggcagctgcagctctgatttgacccttagcctgggaacctccatatgctgcaaatgcagccttaaaaagcaaataaaaataaaataaaataaaaaatgtcttaaTCTTTCTCTGTTTTGAAGGAGCCCTTGCCAGAACACACTTGTTTGTCAAGCTTCCCTCTGAtgctcagttttttttctctcgtGTCTTGGACAGGACAGTTCAGAGTAATAGGACCAGGGCACCCAATCCGGGCACTGGTGGGGGACGAAGTGGAATTGCCATGTCGCATCTCGCCTGGAAAGAATGCTACAGGCATGGAAGTGGGATGGTACCGGCCCCCCTTCTCCAGGGTGGTTCATCTCTACCGAAATGGCAAGGACCAAGATGAAGAGCAGGCGCCTGAATACCGGGGCCGGACAGAGCTGCTGAAAGAGACTATTGGGGAGGGGAAGGTGACCCTCAGGATCCGGCATGTAAGGTTCTCAGATGAAGGAGGTTTCACCTGCTTCTTCCGAGATCATTCTTACCAAGAGGAGGCAGCGATGGAATTGAAAGTGGAAGGTGAGTAGAGCATATGATAGTAGGTACTGGCTTTTGGGTGGCCAAGATCTCCCTTTGAGTTTCAATCATCCTCTCAGTTGAGATGACACCCTTCAACCCAGACAGCTCACTCCTGGTAGTGGACTCAATAAAGATACACATTGATTCAGAGGAACTTATATGCACTCAATGTCCCATACATCCGATATTCTGAGTGGGAAAGAAACCAGAATCAGAGCCCATGCCCAAGAATAGGGAAGTGACTCAGCAAATACTGTTATCCATACAGTGAATAGCAGGCAGCCATGAAAAAGATTGTTTTAGGGGGAATTctcccatggctcagtgggtcaaggatctggcattgtcactgcagcagctctggttactgctggggtgtaggttcgatccctggccccgg encodes the following:
- the MOG gene encoding myelin-oligodendrocyte glycoprotein isoform X4, encoding MASLLSTSLPSCLPSLLLVLLQLSSSSAGQFRVIGPGHPIRALVGDEVELPCRISPGKNATGMEVGWYRPPFSRVVHLYRNGKDQDEEQAPEYRGRTELLKETIGEGKVTLRIRHVRFSDEGGFTCFFRDHSYQEEAAMELKVEDPFYWINPGVLVLIAVLPVLLLQITVGLVFLCLQRRLRGKLRAEIENLHRTFGQFLEELRNPF
- the MOG gene encoding myelin-oligodendrocyte glycoprotein isoform X3; the protein is MASLLSTSLPSCLPSLLLVLLQLSSSSAGQFRVIGPGHPIRALVGDEVELPCRISPGKNATGMEVGWYRPPFSRVVHLYRNGKDQDEEQAPEYRGRTELLKETIGEGKVTLRIRHVRFSDEGGFTCFFRDHSYQEEAAMELKVEDPFYWINPGVLVLIAVLPVLLLQITVGLVFLCLQRRLRGKLRAEIENLHRTFGQFLEELSKFSSLSYKLKTNH